The following DNA comes from Paraburkholderia phytofirmans PsJN.
GCATGGCGGCGAAAGCGTCGCGCAGTTCGTCGCGCGGGTGCGTGCATGGCTCGATGCATTCGCGCTCACGCGCGAGTTGTCGCCGGCTTATGTGGTCACACATGCGGGCGTGATGCGGGCGATCGCGTCGATCGTGCTGGACGTGCCGCTGGAGCGCTGTTTGCGATGGTCGCTCGATACGACCGGGATCGTCTGGTTGCGCAGAAACGATGAAACGCAGCAGTGGGTGTTGGTGCGGTGGAATGCGTGAGACGTGGCTTGTAGTCTATCTTGCGTGACTTACTGCGCGCCAGACTTCCTGCGTGAGCGCGCCGCTTCGAGGTCCTCGCACATTTGCTTCGCGCCTTGCGCGATGCGTGGCGCCGGGCGGTTGATCAGATCGCCGTCGATAGCAAAGAGATTGTTGTTCGCTACGGCGGTCAGGCTCGGCCATGAACGCCATGCGCCGAGTTGCGGCAAGGTGGTGTCCGGTTTGGTCGCGCCCGGCGCTGCGGTGACGATCGCTTCCGGATTCGCGGCGAGCACCGCTTCGGTCGAAACCGTCGGCACCAGCGGCTCGAGTTTGGCGAACACGTTGCGGCCACCGCATAGAGCGATCACGTCGCTGACCATGTGCTCGCCGTTGAGCGTCATCAACGGTTGATCCCACACCTGATAGAACACGCTGACGGGCGGCCGGCTCGCATACTGGTTGCGCAGCTTCGCGATGTCCTGACGATAGGCGGCGGCCGCCGCATCTGCCGTCGATGACGTGCCGAGCAATTGTCCGAGCTTCGTCAGCGACACGGCGACGTCGTCGAGATGATGCGGCTCGCTGAAGAACAGCGGAATGTGCATCTCGCGCAGGCGATCGAGCTGACGCTGCGCATTGCCATGCCGCCACACCACGATCAGATCGGGTTTGAGCGCGACGATGCGCTCGAGATCGAGCGCCTTGTTGTCGCCGACGCGCGGCAACTGTTTCGCTTCGGGCGGATAGTCGCTGTACGAAACGGCGCCGACCACTTTCGCGCCGCCGCCCGCGGCATACAGCAATTCGGTGACGTGCGGCGCGAGGCTGATCACACGTTGCGCGGGCGCGGGCAACGTGACGGTTGCGCCGGTGTCGTCGGTCACGGAGATGGCGGCGTGAGCGTGATGTGCGGTGATGAAGAGTGCGAAGGCGAGGGCGAGTCGGTTCATCGGGCGAGGCTGCGGGGCGTGTAGTGATTGTGAGGGCGAGTTCGTCTTCTTTAAGTCAGCAGTCAGCCCACTCGCGCGGGATCGATTTCCTGTACGGCTTCGCGCAAGCTTTCTTCGAAGCGTGCCCATTCGGCGTCGCTCGCGGGCAAGCCGAATCGAACGCTTCCCGACGATGTGAATAGACGCGTCCACACGCCACGTCGTGCGAGGGCTTCGTGCAGAGCGGCAGCGCGTGGGTCGTCAGTCCACGCGAAGAGCGGGGTGCTGCATGTGTTGAAGCCTTGCGCATGCAGCAGACGGACCAGTCGCGCGCTTTCGGCATCGAGCCGGGCGCGCATATCGCGTTGCCAGGCTTCGTCGGCGAATGCGGCTTTGACGGCGTGACGGGCTGGACCGCTGACCGTCCAGGCGCCTAGCGTGACGCGCAAACTGTGGAGCAAAGCAGGCACGCCGAGTACGAACCCCGCACGCACACCGGCGAGGCCGAAGAATTTTCCCGGCGAGCGCAACACGATCAAGCCCTCACGATGCGTGCTCGCCGCGAGCGAGGCAGACGGCATCGTATCGGCGAAGGCTTCGTCGACCAGCAGCGTGCCGCCGCGCGCGCTCAACTGCGCATGCCAGTGCAGCAGCCTGGCGGCGCTCAGATGCGCGCCGGTCGGATTGTTCGGATTCACGACGATCACATGCCTGAGCGCTTCGGGCAACGTTTCCCAGGCGACATCGAGTGGCATCACTTCATGGCCGCTGCGCTCGAATGCAGGCGCATATTCGCTGTACGTAAGCGGCGCGATGCCGACGCATGCGCGCGGCAGCAGCGCGGGCAGCGCGCGAATCGCCGCCTGACTGCCCGCGACCGGCAGCACATGCGCCGCATCAGGCGCGTTGTAATAACACGCGGCGCAAGCGGCGAAATCATCACCGTCGTCGGGCAGACGGCGCCAGGCGTCGGCGGGAACCGGCGGGACCGGATAGCCGTGCGGATTGATACCCGTCGACAGATCGAGCCACTGCGCGTACGGAATGTCGTAGCGCTTGGCCGCTTCGTGCAAATTGCCGCCGTGCACGACCGGAGCTATCGCGGCGTGGGTTTCGTCCACGTGGCCGTTCACTGAATCAGCCATGAGAATCAACCATGAAAAGGCACGCTCAACAACGCCAGCACGATCAGCACCGCGAGCCACAGAATGACGGTACGCTCGACCAGCATCAATGCGGCGCTCACGTGGCTGGCTTTCGCGGTATGGCCGAAGCCGAGTGTTGGCCGGTGTTCCAGCGCGCCGTGATACACCGCCGGGCCGCCGATCAGCACGTTCAGACTGCCCGCGCCGGAAGCCATCACCGGCCCGGCGTTCGGGCTGTCCCACCTTGGCGCCTGCTCGCGCCAGCAGCGCCACGCGGTGCGCGTGTCGCCGAGCAGCGCGTAGCTGGCGGCGGTCAGGCGCGCGGGAATCCAGTTGAGCACGTCGTCGATACGCGCGGCGGCCCAGCCGTAGCGCAAATAGCGCGGCGTGCGATAACCCCACATCGCGTCCAGTGTGTTGGCGAGGCGGAAGGCGAGCGCGCCCGGACCGCCCGCGACAGCGAACCAGAACAGCGCGCCGAAGATCGCGTCGTTGCCGTTTTCGAGCGCCGATTCGACGGCGGCGCGCGATAACGCGCCTTCGTCGGCATCCGCGGTTTCGCGCGAGACGATGCGCGCGGTCAGCAAGCGCGCCTGTGCGAGATCACGTTGCACCAGAGCCTGCGCGATCGGCGCGATGTGCTCGTGCAGACTGCGCGCGCCGAGCGCGAACCACAGCAACAGCACATGCACCACGCAGGCCGCGTAAAACGGCAGCACGGCGACCAGACACCACGCGATCAGCACCGGCGGCATGACCGCCAGCGACCACGCCAGCAGACCTTTGAGCCGCAAGCGCCGGCCGGTGTTGTAGCGTGTTTCGAGACGCTTCGCCCAGTTGCCGAAGCCCACTAGCGGATGCGCCGCGCGCGGCTCGCCGAACCAGCGGTCGACGGCGACGCCCGCAGTGGCCAGCGTCACGAGAAGCGGGAGCGAGAGCATCACGCGTGGCTCGCGGTTTTCAGCGCGAGCGGCAAACCGGCGACCATCATCGTGGCCTGGGTGCTCAACGCGGCGATGCGCTGGTTGAGTCGGCCGAGTTCATCGACGTAAAGACGCGTGGCGGCGCCGAGCGGCACCACGCCGAGGCCGATTTCGTTGCTGACCACGATGAGCTTGCCTTTGGCGTTGATCAACGCTGCTTCGAGCGCGGCGACGTGCGCGTGATAGCGATCGATCGGCAGGGCGTCGCCTTCGGGTGGACACAGCAGATTGGCGAGCCACAACGTCAGGCAATCGATCAGGATGCAGTGGCCGGACGCGTCGTTTTGCGTCACGGCGCCGGCTAGATCGACGCCGGCTTCGAACAACTGCCAATGCGCCGGACGCCGTTCGCGATGATGCGCGATGCGCGCGCGGAATTCGGCGTCGTCTGTCACGCGCGCGGTGGCGATGTAGGTGACGGGGAGGGCGCTGCCTGCGGCGAGCT
Coding sequences within:
- a CDS encoding cobalamin-binding protein, which encodes MNRLALAFALFITAHHAHAAISVTDDTGATVTLPAPAQRVISLAPHVTELLYAAGGGAKVVGAVSYSDYPPEAKQLPRVGDNKALDLERIVALKPDLIVVWRHGNAQRQLDRLREMHIPLFFSEPHHLDDVAVSLTKLGQLLGTSSTADAAAAAYRQDIAKLRNQYASRPPVSVFYQVWDQPLMTLNGEHMVSDVIALCGGRNVFAKLEPLVPTVSTEAVLAANPEAIVTAAPGATKPDTTLPQLGAWRSWPSLTAVANNNLFAIDGDLINRPAPRIAQGAKQMCEDLEAARSRRKSGAQ
- the cobD gene encoding threonine-phosphate decarboxylase CobD yields the protein MADSVNGHVDETHAAIAPVVHGGNLHEAAKRYDIPYAQWLDLSTGINPHGYPVPPVPADAWRRLPDDGDDFAACAACYYNAPDAAHVLPVAGSQAAIRALPALLPRACVGIAPLTYSEYAPAFERSGHEVMPLDVAWETLPEALRHVIVVNPNNPTGAHLSAARLLHWHAQLSARGGTLLVDEAFADTMPSASLAASTHREGLIVLRSPGKFFGLAGVRAGFVLGVPALLHSLRVTLGAWTVSGPARHAVKAAFADEAWQRDMRARLDAESARLVRLLHAQGFNTCSTPLFAWTDDPRAAALHEALARRGVWTRLFTSSGSVRFGLPASDAEWARFEESLREAVQEIDPARVG
- the cbiB gene encoding adenosylcobinamide-phosphate synthase CbiB; translation: MLSLPLLVTLATAGVAVDRWFGEPRAAHPLVGFGNWAKRLETRYNTGRRLRLKGLLAWSLAVMPPVLIAWCLVAVLPFYAACVVHVLLLWFALGARSLHEHIAPIAQALVQRDLAQARLLTARIVSRETADADEGALSRAAVESALENGNDAIFGALFWFAVAGGPGALAFRLANTLDAMWGYRTPRYLRYGWAAARIDDVLNWIPARLTAASYALLGDTRTAWRCWREQAPRWDSPNAGPVMASGAGSLNVLIGGPAVYHGALEHRPTLGFGHTAKASHVSAALMLVERTVILWLAVLIVLALLSVPFHG
- the cobU gene encoding bifunctional adenosylcobinamide kinase/adenosylcobinamide-phosphate guanylyltransferase, with the protein product MTPRDLTFVLGGARSGKSAHAEQLAAGSALPVTYIATARVTDDAEFRARIAHHRERRPAHWQLFEAGVDLAGAVTQNDASGHCILIDCLTLWLANLLCPPEGDALPIDRYHAHVAALEAALINAKGKLIVVSNEIGLGVVPLGAATRLYVDELGRLNQRIAALSTQATMMVAGLPLALKTASHA